From the genome of Vicia villosa cultivar HV-30 ecotype Madison, WI linkage group LG2, Vvil1.0, whole genome shotgun sequence, one region includes:
- the LOC131649052 gene encoding uncharacterized protein LOC131649052 — MNPLLGFVQPGQRSDDKEDPQERSTKKFKGKGLDGDNEGGGDVQAGAKQVTSFKELLMGSSSMSKQRSDRAVTDVLNTDLSGEMRITEHTIGDYECPEIILSEKAEERIAGPWRKGVIVKMLGKRIGYKALENRLNQIWARHGTLSIVDLGNDYSTVSFTSDDDQYVALMEGPWLIYDHYLSVREWKPNFFPSSDAIEQIAVWVRISGLPLEYYDARVLAFIGNRIGSTVKVDRNTLSIKRGKYTRLCVQVDLTKPLLAMFAIKGRHYKIEYEGLHLFCLSCGRFGHNKEDCGEVNVRQEPCLDGQQRKQSSKEGTDGNNEIKADGPWVVVQKIRRNKKNKQPEIKDFVRKVAGIATGGIPVDFNGINGGDKTKGSRFIVLNDNTPAMEIPDVGDNDLEVNDGEEIISIIGDSQSLNTLGPRTKRKEKKRLAKKVVTQVTRGISKEGKKVGLFGKSKAAYEKLMENEGISPLQSNSIGPVKRPDFPLPNIGPQQSNAQLILDEVHSLTSSQVELASPKKPPDAAVSSDGSGKRNDKDEARSEMEKDVSDIEMVEETPVQMNCRGAASKASRRVCYQYLQNVKPSIVVILETRTNPANLAKIFKILGFDSLIGSEVQGYAGGIALAWNSSKVKVELLKRHFQFLHLRLNLDSGEEFFFTPVYASPRSSGRTELWEESLQLSRHNNQSWIVGGDFNDILKSSETKGGAPVSKRRCDLFKDRIDACNLLDLDSVGHRFTWKGPIFHGGGRIYERLDRVLSNDNWRLQFPQGFVKVFPRVDFSDHHPIVLQ; from the exons ATGAACCCTCTGCTAGGGTTTGTCCAACCTGGTCAACGAAGTGATGACAAAGAAGATCCACAAGAGAGAAGCACCAAGAAGTTCAAAGGGAAAGGTTTAGATGGTGATAATGAAGGAGGAGGGGACGTGCAAGCTGGAGCGAAGCAGGTGACCTCTTTCAAGGAGCTTTTGATGGGCTCATCATCAATGTCAAAACAACGATCTGATCGTGCAGTGACTGACGTCTTAAACACAGATTTAAGCGGGGAGATGAGAATAACGGAACACACTATTGGTGATTATGAATGCCCAGAAATCATTTTATCTGAGAAAGCAGAGGAGAGGATCGCGGGGCCTTGGAGGAAGGGAGTGATAGTTAAAATGTTGGGGAAGCGTATTGGATATAAAGCTCTGGAAAACCGTTTGAATCAGATATGGGCAAGACATGGAACTCTAAGTATCGTTGATCTAGGAAACGACTATTCCACTGTCTCCTTCACAAGTGATGATGATCAGTATGTGGCACTTATGGAAGGGCCTTGGCTGATCTATGATCATTATCTTTCAGTTAGAGAGTGGAAACCCAATTTCTTCCCATCAAGTGATGCAATTGAACAAATAGCAGTTTGGGTTAGAATCTCGGGCCTCCCCCTTGAATACTATGATGCGCGAGTCTTGGCTTTCATTGGCAACAGAATTGGATCAACAGTTAAAGTTGATAGGAATACTCTAAGCATTAAACGTGGTAAATATACTAGACTGTGTGTGCAAGTGGATCTCACCAAGCCTTTGCTGGCCATGTTTGCTATTAAAGGACGACACTACAAAATAGAGTATGAGGGCCTCCATCTATTTTGTCTGTCGTGCGGCCGTTTTGGTCATAACAAGGAGGATTGCGGTGAAGTGAATGTTAGGCAGGAACCATGTTTAGATGGGCAACAGCGGAAGCAGTCGTCCAAAGAAGGTACAGATGGGAATAATGAGATTAAAGCAGACGGCCCATGGGTGGTGGTTCAGAAAATCCgaagaaataagaaaaataagCAACCTGAGATTAAAGACTTCGTGAGGAAGGTGGCCGGAATAGCAACCGGAGGAATTCCGGTAGATTTCAATGGCATTAATGGAGGAGACAAAACCAAGGGGTCCAGATTTATTGTTCTTAATGATAATACTCCCGCTATGGAAATTCCCGATGTTGGCGACAATGACTTGGAAGTTAATGATGGGGAGGAAATAATTTCCATAATTGGAGATTCTCAATCTCTTAACACGCTCGGGCCACGAACAAAACGGAAGGAAAAGAAACGTCTAGCAAAAAAAGTAGTTACACAAGTGACACGTGGGATCAGTAAAGAAGGAAAGAAagtaggactttttggaaagtctAAAGCAGCCTATGAGAAACTTATGGAGAATGAGGGAATC AGCCCCCTTCAATCCAATTCTATTGGGCCAGTTAAAAGGCCCGATTTCCCTCTTCCTAATATTGGGCCGCAACAGTCTAATGCCCAACTTATTTTGGATGAGGTCCATAGTCTCACATCCAGCCAAGTTGAGTTAGCCTCTCCAAAGAAACCTCCAGATGCAGCAGTATCAAGTGATGGTAGTGGGAAAAGAAACGACAAGGATGAAGCAAGAAGCGAGATGGAGAAAGATGTCTCTGATATTGAAATGGTGGAAGAGACACCGGTACAAATG AACTGTAGGGGTGCTGCTAGCAAAGCTTCCAGAAGAGTTTGTTATCAATATTTGCAGAATGTCAAGCCAAGTATTGTGGTGATTCTGGAGACTCGTACGAATCCAGCTAATTTAGCTAAGATTTTTAAAATTCTGGGATTTGATAGTCTAATTGGGTCTGAAGTCCAGGGTTACGCAGGTGGTATTGCTTTGGCGTGGAATTCTAGTAAAGTCAAGGTGGAACTTCTGAAGCGTCACTTTCAGTTTCTCCACCTGAGACTCAACCTCGATAGCGGGGAGGAGTTTTTCTTTACTCCCGTCTACGCCAGTCCCAGGAGTAGTGGCCGAACAGAATTGTGGGAAGAATCGTTACAGCTTTCGCGACACAATAATCAGAGCTGGATTGTGGGAGGAGACTTTAATGACATCCTCAAGAGTTCTGAGACGAAAGGAGGAGCCCCGGTCTCTAAAAGAAGGTGTGATTTGTTTAAGGATCGAATAGATGCTTGCAATCTCTTGGATCTGGATTCGGTTGGGCATCGCTTCACATGGAAAGGGCCAATCTTTCACGGTGGAGGGCGAATCTATGAAAGGTTGGATCGCGTTCTTAGCAACGATAATTGGAGGCTTCAGTTCCCACAGGGTTTTGTTAAGGTTTTTCCCCGTGTGGACTTTTCTGACCACCATCCTATTGTTctccaataa